From one Myxococcus xanthus genomic stretch:
- a CDS encoding FHA domain-containing protein, whose product MLKLIIEDDEGRKTVVPFVRDEITIGRQEGNTIRLTERNVSRRHARLVRLNGHVVVEDLGSYNGTRINGERIAGQSPLKEGDLVQIGDYDLALQAEGAANAVGPITTKVPARRPEPEPEEDDSDDDEPEESEHTPPSLSAADARRHSTSIIRLDQVEADRPRKVLDVPAEDAPRLLVLSPDELKGQEFACIRTELRIGRTDDNDITLDHRSLSRTHAKLVREDAGEWRVIDMQSANGMTVNGESYAQATLATGDIIELGHVKLRFVSAGDASDDVAAGGGSRSKLPLVASLAALLLGGGGGAFWYMNQQGTQPTAPPVIAHTPTPPLDEDPPPAIEEQAAANDTPPTTAAAAAQTPETPPPPRGPSMEEQRAVADKAIAARDFDTAVDALERIKDANGQRPRDVETRLDEARAEQLMKRRLDDVRNALGDGKLPEAEEALRESAATKAFAKEYAALKTQVAEARKKAAPPAAVPSSGTEKAPPAAQSAAAKAQADGFEHIKGLRYRQAIEQLNKCLELEPTRAECHLYLGSAYANDNQPEKGAVHYKRFLELAPNHAYYERVKGLVESYENPKK is encoded by the coding sequence GTGCTGAAGCTCATCATCGAAGACGACGAGGGGCGCAAGACCGTTGTTCCTTTCGTGCGTGACGAGATCACCATCGGCCGTCAGGAGGGAAACACCATCCGCCTGACGGAACGGAATGTGTCTCGCCGTCACGCACGATTGGTGCGACTCAATGGCCACGTCGTAGTGGAAGACCTGGGGAGCTATAACGGCACCCGGATCAACGGCGAGCGAATCGCGGGTCAGTCGCCCCTGAAAGAGGGTGACCTGGTCCAGATTGGCGACTACGACCTCGCGCTCCAAGCGGAGGGCGCGGCCAATGCCGTAGGCCCCATCACCACCAAAGTGCCCGCCCGCCGGCCGGAGCCCGAGCCGGAGGAGGACGACTCCGACGACGACGAGCCGGAGGAGAGCGAGCACACCCCGCCCTCCCTCAGCGCCGCGGACGCGCGCCGTCACTCCACCTCCATCATCCGGTTGGACCAGGTGGAGGCGGATCGGCCGCGCAAGGTGCTGGACGTGCCTGCCGAGGACGCTCCCCGCCTGCTCGTGCTGTCTCCGGACGAGCTCAAGGGCCAGGAGTTCGCCTGCATCCGCACGGAGCTGCGGATCGGCCGCACCGACGACAACGACATCACCTTGGATCATCGGTCGCTGTCGCGCACCCACGCCAAGCTCGTCCGCGAGGACGCAGGCGAGTGGCGCGTCATCGACATGCAGTCCGCCAACGGGATGACGGTCAACGGTGAGAGCTACGCACAGGCCACGCTCGCCACCGGTGACATCATCGAACTGGGGCACGTGAAGCTGCGCTTCGTCAGCGCCGGTGACGCGTCGGACGACGTGGCCGCGGGTGGTGGCTCGCGCTCGAAGCTGCCCCTGGTGGCGAGCCTCGCGGCCCTGCTGCTCGGCGGAGGCGGCGGAGCCTTCTGGTACATGAACCAGCAGGGCACCCAGCCGACGGCGCCCCCCGTCATCGCGCACACGCCCACGCCCCCTCTGGACGAGGATCCGCCGCCGGCCATCGAGGAACAGGCCGCGGCCAACGACACCCCGCCCACGACGGCAGCCGCGGCGGCGCAGACGCCTGAAACGCCTCCGCCCCCACGTGGCCCCTCCATGGAGGAGCAGCGCGCGGTTGCTGACAAGGCGATTGCGGCGCGTGACTTCGACACGGCCGTGGACGCGCTGGAGCGCATCAAGGATGCCAACGGCCAGCGCCCCCGTGACGTGGAGACCCGGCTCGACGAGGCGCGCGCCGAGCAGTTGATGAAGCGGCGGCTCGATGACGTCCGCAACGCCCTGGGCGACGGCAAGCTGCCGGAGGCCGAGGAAGCCTTGCGCGAGAGCGCCGCCACCAAGGCGTTCGCCAAGGAGTACGCGGCGCTGAAGACACAGGTCGCCGAGGCCCGGAAGAAGGCAGCTCCGCCCGCCGCGGTTCCCTCCTCCGGCACGGAGAAGGCGCCGCCCGCCGCGCAGTCCGCGGCGGCCAAGGCCCAGGCGGACGGCTTCGAGCACATCAAGGGTCTGCGCTACCGGCAGGCCATCGAGCAGCTGAACAAGTGCCTCGAGTTGGAACCCACCCGCGCCGAGTGCCACCTCTACCTCGGGTCCGCCTACGCGAATGACAACCAGCCCGAGAAGGGCGCGGTTCACTACAAGCGATTCCTGGAACTTGCGCCCAATCACGCGTACTACGAGCGCGTGAAGGGTTTGGTCGAGAGTTACGAGAATCCCAAGAAGTAG
- a CDS encoding rhomboid family intramembrane serine protease, protein MRLGGAPWLTLILATVLVGIHGAARAAGPVGLDTLLRWGAKAGPLVVDAGQVWRLVTAHFLHRDFPHLALNVLVLLAAGSGLERLCRRRDYAALLVAAGLATMAGSLGSSGGVSVGASGLVYACVGALLVLGRRHRAKLPARWMSSEAAVPTVLVFLWMGWTSVGVDNAGHLGGLLAGLLAGVFLEPRWHPDTGWLRPVGMVVAAVVVTGGVVAERSVWRMERDDGFGLSVALPRDWRGDVDGQGRRAFSNGLPGRGRATFSAEAIEAGEPGDGSVQARQFQQEVLVQGAPSPEGRTLKVTEPVAARVGGRSAQRLHAELEGPGGPTHLMALFVPRGEWVYRLVFTWPAAYPAYREVVDRMVAEVRFDEPSVLREARARALLVPGAPGPLRALGGVLRRLGLPKEAVAPLSESVRLAPAHVETRVELARAFLEASRVEEGCHAAAEARVYGPWDTGALEAGVRCELSRGNVERALERLVEARRVDPQDARLRAAELALRTVLEAAPHR, encoded by the coding sequence ATGCGACTTGGGGGGGCGCCCTGGCTCACGTTGATCCTCGCCACCGTGCTGGTGGGTATCCACGGCGCGGCGCGAGCCGCGGGGCCGGTGGGGCTGGACACCCTGCTGCGGTGGGGCGCGAAGGCGGGGCCTCTGGTGGTGGACGCGGGCCAGGTCTGGCGGCTCGTCACCGCCCACTTCCTGCACCGGGACTTCCCCCACCTGGCGCTCAATGTCCTGGTGCTGTTGGCGGCGGGAAGCGGCCTGGAGCGCCTGTGCCGACGCCGGGACTACGCAGCGCTGCTGGTGGCGGCGGGGCTGGCCACCATGGCGGGCTCGCTCGGCAGCTCCGGGGGCGTGAGCGTGGGGGCTTCTGGGCTCGTGTATGCCTGTGTGGGTGCGCTGCTTGTCCTGGGCCGGCGTCACCGGGCGAAGCTGCCGGCGCGGTGGATGTCCAGCGAGGCCGCGGTGCCCACGGTGCTCGTCTTCCTATGGATGGGGTGGACGTCGGTAGGCGTGGACAACGCGGGGCACCTGGGCGGTTTGCTCGCGGGGCTGCTGGCCGGCGTCTTCCTGGAGCCGCGCTGGCACCCGGACACGGGCTGGCTGCGCCCGGTGGGGATGGTGGTGGCGGCGGTGGTGGTGACGGGGGGCGTGGTTGCGGAGCGCTCCGTCTGGCGCATGGAGCGGGATGACGGCTTTGGCCTCTCCGTGGCCCTGCCGCGCGACTGGCGGGGCGACGTGGACGGGCAGGGCCGGCGGGCCTTCTCCAACGGACTGCCGGGGCGTGGCCGCGCGACCTTCTCGGCGGAGGCCATCGAGGCGGGGGAGCCAGGAGACGGCTCGGTCCAGGCGCGGCAGTTCCAGCAGGAGGTGCTGGTTCAGGGCGCTCCGAGCCCCGAGGGGCGGACGCTGAAGGTGACGGAGCCGGTGGCGGCGCGCGTGGGCGGGCGGAGCGCGCAGCGGCTGCATGCGGAGTTGGAGGGGCCAGGGGGGCCCACTCACCTGATGGCGCTCTTCGTGCCACGGGGGGAGTGGGTGTACCGGCTGGTGTTCACCTGGCCCGCGGCGTACCCCGCCTATCGCGAGGTGGTGGACCGGATGGTGGCGGAGGTCCGCTTCGACGAGCCGTCCGTCCTACGCGAGGCGCGGGCTAGAGCGCTGCTCGTTCCGGGGGCGCCGGGACCGTTGCGCGCATTGGGCGGAGTGCTGCGCCGCCTGGGCCTTCCCAAGGAAGCAGTGGCGCCGTTGAGCGAGTCCGTGCGGTTGGCGCCCGCTCATGTGGAGACGCGTGTCGAACTGGCGCGCGCGTTCCTGGAGGCATCGCGCGTGGAGGAAGGGTGTCACGCCGCCGCGGAGGCGCGGGTGTACGGGCCTTGGGACACGGGCGCGTTGGAGGCGGGTGTGCGCTGTGAGCTGTCACGCGGCAACGTCGAGCGGGCCCTGGAGCGCCTGGTGGAAGCGCGCCGGGTGGACCCTCAGGATGCCCGACTGCGCGCGGCGGAACTCGCGCTGCGGACGGTGCTGGAGGCTGCGCCGCATCGCTGA
- a CDS encoding ABC transporter ATP-binding protein, protein MSGIHVQDLGKRFGDRVAVEALSFHVRPGEVFGLLGPNGAGKTTTVRMLTGLLQPTEGEATVWGHRVDRDGEPLRKVVGLLTEQPGLYDRLTARENLRFFMKLHELDEAAAWPRARHYLERFGLGGREEEPVGGFSKGMRQKLAIVRTLVHDPKVIFLDEPTSGLDPESARTVRDAVAELASEGRTIVLCSHNLAEVERLCERVAVVKRRLLAMGPVRELRHAGQALEVRVEGEAERFCLALAQLPFAPNVLAEGPKLRVMLADDAQAPDVVACLVGAGARVHSAVPTQRPLEEVYLELLREGRG, encoded by the coding sequence TTGAGCGGCATCCACGTCCAGGACCTGGGCAAGCGCTTCGGAGACCGGGTGGCCGTGGAGGCGTTGTCCTTCCACGTGCGGCCCGGCGAGGTATTCGGCCTGCTGGGGCCCAACGGCGCGGGGAAGACGACGACGGTGCGCATGCTCACGGGGCTGCTTCAGCCCACCGAGGGCGAGGCCACCGTGTGGGGCCACCGGGTGGACCGCGACGGCGAGCCGCTGCGCAAGGTGGTGGGCCTGCTCACCGAGCAGCCCGGCCTCTACGACAGGCTCACCGCGCGGGAGAACCTGCGCTTCTTCATGAAGCTGCATGAGCTGGACGAAGCCGCGGCCTGGCCTCGGGCCCGGCACTACCTGGAGCGCTTCGGGTTGGGTGGGCGCGAGGAGGAGCCGGTGGGCGGCTTCTCCAAGGGGATGCGGCAGAAGCTGGCCATCGTCCGGACGCTGGTGCACGACCCGAAGGTCATCTTCCTGGACGAGCCCACCAGCGGCTTGGACCCGGAGTCCGCGCGCACCGTGCGTGACGCCGTGGCGGAGCTGGCGTCGGAGGGGCGCACCATCGTCCTGTGCTCGCACAACCTGGCGGAGGTGGAGCGCCTGTGTGAGCGCGTGGCGGTGGTGAAGCGCCGCCTGCTGGCCATGGGCCCGGTTCGCGAGCTGCGGCACGCGGGGCAGGCGCTGGAGGTTCGCGTGGAAGGGGAGGCGGAGCGCTTTTGTCTCGCGCTGGCCCAGTTGCCCTTCGCGCCCAACGTGCTGGCCGAAGGGCCGAAGCTGCGGGTGATGCTGGCGGACGATGCGCAGGCGCCCGACGTGGTGGCGTGCCTGGTGGGGGCGGGCGCGCGGGTGCACAGCGCGGTGCCCACCCAGCGTCCCCTGGAAGAGGTCTATCTGGAGCTGCTGCGCGAAGGGAGGGGGTAG
- a CDS encoding glycosyltransferase family 39 protein produces MESEVEQQREQTFAEAILGKDFFQAKWAKRWLELSLSLRVVTATAGFAALLFLPYLGAVGLWDPWETHYGEVARMMIVRQDYVYPFWESSWFFSKPPLTMWMQALGMNVVGAANPGGMLGLYTEWGMRMPFALLSITAVALLSLAVARVVSRRAGLATGFVLATMPLYFLLTRQTVTDTPFVTTFICAMACALIGQLDATTKHRAAWWYGFYFFAGLSALAKGLLGVGLPAVILVLYAALSVIPWDSDSLDAHLKWLTQSRFRKDVREGRQPMPVLWGQMFKMHLGTGILVFFAVAGPWYLTLSLFGSVDDEGKLFWYRFFVHDHLNRLTAGVHTTTPGGTFIYFIEQGGFAIFPWVALLPGAFSVVARLKLRSEKAADHLAIIAVLWVAFSFWLLSSSATKFHHYVFPVLPGVAVLLALFIDRLWEEGISAHAVSLIFGFLLFVLVGKNIAENPKIFTDLFVYNYDRTYPQDLVTKPIAFFTSRSLWTGDLVTLVLLAFGVYLSFDAFSAKGRARTTPSARAVALMLLLGGVATLGAVSAQAQVSAKALVGVAVLAVAGYLAWESMRPGAEGRASLQTLAGVLAVVGIAFAVRGFRQPAAEDSLLKALSEPVNIKKTLGFTFAVAGGMAVVASLMRARAMLFGTFWVLAAGMALWFNWSHWVDLSHHWTQRDLFWRYYAQRQAGEPIVAYMMNWRGETFYSQNTVEQYRVSDANARMRALAQRPGREWALVEHNRLNLLRTAVGSDKVVTPVDRDINNKFVLVTID; encoded by the coding sequence GTGGAGAGCGAAGTCGAACAGCAGCGGGAGCAGACTTTCGCCGAGGCCATCCTCGGCAAGGACTTCTTCCAGGCGAAGTGGGCGAAGCGGTGGCTGGAGCTGTCCCTCAGTCTGCGCGTCGTGACGGCCACGGCGGGCTTCGCGGCCCTGCTCTTCCTTCCCTACCTGGGCGCGGTGGGGCTCTGGGACCCCTGGGAGACGCACTACGGCGAAGTCGCGCGGATGATGATTGTCCGCCAGGACTACGTGTATCCCTTCTGGGAAAGCTCGTGGTTCTTCTCCAAGCCGCCGCTCACGATGTGGATGCAGGCGCTGGGCATGAACGTGGTGGGCGCGGCGAACCCGGGTGGGATGCTGGGCCTCTATACGGAGTGGGGCATGCGGATGCCCTTCGCGCTCCTGAGCATCACCGCGGTGGCGCTGCTGTCACTGGCGGTGGCACGCGTGGTGTCCCGGCGCGCGGGGTTGGCCACCGGCTTCGTGCTGGCCACCATGCCGCTGTACTTCCTGCTCACGCGGCAGACGGTGACGGACACGCCCTTCGTCACCACCTTCATCTGCGCCATGGCGTGCGCGCTCATCGGCCAACTGGATGCGACGACGAAGCACCGCGCCGCCTGGTGGTACGGCTTCTATTTCTTCGCCGGCCTGTCCGCGCTGGCCAAGGGCCTGCTGGGCGTGGGCCTGCCCGCCGTCATCCTGGTGTTGTACGCGGCCCTGTCCGTCATTCCCTGGGACAGCGACAGCCTGGACGCACACCTGAAGTGGCTCACGCAGTCCCGCTTCCGCAAGGACGTGCGCGAGGGCCGTCAGCCCATGCCCGTGCTGTGGGGGCAGATGTTCAAGATGCACCTGGGCACGGGCATCCTGGTGTTCTTCGCGGTGGCGGGCCCCTGGTACCTGACGCTGTCCCTCTTCGGCTCCGTGGACGATGAGGGCAAGCTCTTCTGGTACCGCTTCTTCGTCCACGACCACCTCAACCGCCTCACGGCGGGCGTGCACACCACCACGCCGGGTGGCACGTTCATCTACTTCATCGAGCAGGGGGGCTTCGCCATCTTCCCCTGGGTGGCGCTGCTGCCCGGCGCCTTCTCGGTGGTGGCGCGGCTGAAGCTTCGCTCGGAGAAGGCGGCGGACCACCTGGCCATCATCGCGGTGCTGTGGGTGGCCTTCTCCTTCTGGCTGCTGTCGTCCAGCGCCACCAAGTTCCACCACTACGTCTTCCCGGTGCTGCCGGGCGTGGCCGTCCTCCTGGCGCTCTTCATCGACCGGCTGTGGGAGGAGGGCATCTCCGCGCACGCGGTGAGCCTCATCTTCGGGTTCCTGCTCTTCGTCCTGGTGGGGAAGAACATCGCGGAGAACCCGAAGATCTTCACCGACCTGTTCGTCTACAACTACGACCGGACCTATCCGCAGGACCTGGTGACGAAGCCCATCGCGTTCTTCACCTCGCGCTCGCTGTGGACGGGAGATTTGGTGACGCTGGTGCTGCTGGCCTTCGGCGTCTACCTGTCCTTCGATGCCTTCTCCGCGAAGGGGCGGGCGCGGACGACGCCGAGCGCGCGCGCCGTGGCGTTGATGCTGCTCCTGGGCGGCGTGGCGACGCTGGGCGCGGTGAGCGCCCAGGCCCAGGTGTCCGCCAAGGCGCTGGTGGGCGTAGCGGTGCTGGCGGTGGCTGGTTATCTGGCATGGGAGTCCATGCGGCCGGGCGCGGAGGGGCGCGCGTCGCTCCAGACACTGGCCGGCGTGCTGGCGGTGGTGGGCATCGCGTTCGCGGTGCGGGGCTTCCGCCAGCCGGCGGCGGAGGACTCGCTGCTCAAGGCGCTGTCGGAGCCCGTCAACATCAAGAAGACGCTGGGCTTCACCTTCGCGGTGGCGGGCGGCATGGCGGTGGTGGCGTCGCTGATGCGAGCGCGGGCGATGCTGTTCGGCACCTTCTGGGTGCTCGCGGCGGGCATGGCCCTCTGGTTCAACTGGAGCCACTGGGTGGACCTGTCCCACCACTGGACGCAGCGCGACCTCTTCTGGCGCTACTACGCGCAGCGTCAGGCGGGCGAGCCCATCGTCGCGTACATGATGAACTGGCGCGGCGAGACGTTCTACTCGCAGAACACGGTGGAGCAGTACCGCGTGTCGGACGCGAACGCGCGCATGCGCGCCCTGGCGCAGCGGCCGGGTCGTGAGTGGGCCCTGGTGGAGCACAACCGGCTCAACCTGCTGCGCACCGCGGTGGGCTCGGACAAGGTCGTCACGCCGGTGGACCGCGACATCAACAACAAGTTCGTCCTGGTGACCATCGATTGA